One Serpentinicella alkaliphila DNA segment encodes these proteins:
- a CDS encoding CoA-disulfide reductase: protein MKKTLIVVGGDAAGMSAASKARRLDLNLDIIVFEMGEYVSYSACSLPYYIAGVTTSKEKLFSRTPEEFEKSDISVYLNHEVTSIDVNQKTVDVLNHNTGATFTRPYDYLMFATGSHSFVPPIPGVKLENVLTLKNIPDADSIKYMVSKDNIRDVVIVGGGYIGLELVETMLHLNKKVRIFQRPKELMNVMDEEFGEIIREELEKHGVEVHTDESLTEILGEEKATGIKTEKGEYSADLVILALGIKPATELLKDSGAEFLKNGALVVDGFSRTTIPYVYAGGDCASIYHKIKKKNVYLPLGTNANKQGRIAGGHIGGEKVEFKGALGTSVLKVVDLSVGLTGLTEREAKDLGINYDTVLVKTSSHAGSYPGRKRITIKLVYNKDTLVLLGAQMAGEDGVAKRLDIFAVAIDQEMTTEDIGYLDLCYAPPFATVWDAVQVAANAAK from the coding sequence ATGAAAAAAACATTAATTGTTGTTGGAGGTGATGCGGCGGGTATGAGTGCTGCATCAAAGGCAAGGAGACTTGATCTAAATTTAGATATAATTGTATTTGAAATGGGAGAGTATGTATCTTATTCAGCTTGTAGCTTACCCTATTATATTGCAGGAGTAACGACATCTAAAGAAAAACTATTTTCCAGAACTCCAGAAGAATTCGAGAAAAGTGATATTTCTGTGTATTTAAACCATGAGGTTACTTCAATTGATGTGAATCAAAAAACTGTCGATGTTTTAAACCATAACACCGGAGCTACGTTTACCCGGCCATATGATTATTTAATGTTTGCAACAGGTTCCCATTCCTTTGTACCACCAATACCTGGTGTAAAATTAGAAAATGTTTTAACTTTAAAAAATATACCAGATGCTGATTCTATAAAATATATGGTCTCAAAGGATAATATTAGAGACGTAGTAATTGTAGGTGGTGGATATATAGGACTGGAGTTAGTAGAAACTATGCTTCATCTAAATAAGAAGGTAAGGATTTTTCAACGACCAAAAGAATTGATGAATGTTATGGATGAGGAGTTTGGAGAGATAATTCGTGAAGAGCTCGAGAAACATGGTGTAGAAGTACATACAGATGAATCATTGACTGAAATATTAGGGGAAGAAAAAGCCACTGGCATTAAAACTGAAAAGGGAGAGTATTCAGCAGATTTAGTAATATTAGCTTTAGGTATCAAACCAGCTACAGAATTATTAAAGGATAGTGGTGCTGAGTTTTTAAAAAATGGGGCATTAGTAGTGGATGGATTTTCAAGAACCACTATACCATACGTTTATGCAGGCGGAGATTGTGCGTCAATTTATCATAAAATAAAGAAGAAAAATGTTTATTTACCCCTAGGGACTAATGCCAATAAGCAGGGTAGGATAGCAGGAGGACATATAGGTGGAGAAAAAGTAGAGTTTAAGGGGGCATTGGGTACTTCAGTATTAAAGGTAGTGGATTTATCCGTAGGCTTAACTGGATTAACGGAAAGAGAGGCTAAAGATTTAGGAATTAATTATGACACAGTCTTAGTTAAGACATCAAGCCACGCGGGAAGTTATCCAGGCAGAAAAAGAATTACGATAAAGCTTGTGTATAACAAAGATACACTGGTTTTATTAGGGGCACAAATGGCTGGGGAAGATGGAGTCGCAAAAAGACTAGATATATTTGCAGTGGCTATAGATCAGGAAATGACAACGGAAGATATAGGATATTTAGACCTTTGTTATGCCCCACCTTTTGCAACTGTTTGGGATGCAGTACAGGTTGCTGCTAATGCAGCTAAATAA
- a CDS encoding response regulator, with protein sequence MSDLSKKILLCDDSLLVRVQLKEFLLNYNSSFEIIEASDGEQAVEKYIDNNPDLVFLDIVMPQVDGLECLKRIKDYDQDAKVVIISSIGNQVMLREALKAGAMNFIQKPWNEEGVKKVLETL encoded by the coding sequence ATGAGTGATTTAAGTAAGAAAATATTATTATGTGATGATTCCTTATTAGTTCGGGTGCAATTGAAAGAATTTCTGTTAAACTATAATTCTTCATTTGAAATTATTGAGGCCTCAGATGGTGAACAAGCAGTTGAAAAGTATATTGACAATAATCCTGATTTAGTTTTTTTAGACATTGTAATGCCCCAGGTAGATGGTTTAGAATGCTTAAAAAGAATAAAAGATTATGATCAGGACGCGAAAGTTGTTATTATTTCATCCATAGGTAACCAAGTTATGCTAAGAGAAGCCCTAAAGGCGGGGGCTATGAACTTCATACAGAAACCATGGAATGAAGAAGGTGTTAAAAAAGTACTAGAAACACTATAA
- the ndk gene encoding nucleoside-diphosphate kinase, whose product MERSFVMIKPDGVERRLIGEIISRFEKKGFKIVQGKIVTADIVTVEKHYEEHKDKPFFSKLVDYILEGPVMPMVLEGENVVEIIRLMVGNKEPRLAAPGTIRGDFSHSVTKNIIHASDSIESAEREIRIWFAE is encoded by the coding sequence ATGGAAAGATCTTTTGTAATGATTAAACCCGATGGAGTTGAGAGAAGATTAATAGGTGAAATTATTAGTCGATTTGAGAAAAAAGGATTTAAGATTGTACAGGGTAAAATTGTAACTGCTGACATAGTTACTGTAGAAAAACATTATGAAGAGCATAAGGATAAGCCGTTTTTTTCTAAATTAGTAGACTACATATTGGAAGGTCCAGTAATGCCGATGGTCTTAGAAGGGGAAAATGTAGTGGAGATTATTCGTCTTATGGTTGGAAATAAAGAGCCAAGGTTGGCTGCTCCGGGTACTATCCGAGGAGATTTTTCACACAGTGTTACTAAAAATATTATCCATGCCTCCGATAGTATAGAAAGTGCAGAGAGAGAAATTAGAATTTGGTTTGCTGAATAA